In one window of Eggerthella guodeyinii DNA:
- the uvrA gene encoding excinuclease ABC subunit UvrA, translated as MGQNAIVIKGAREHNLKDIDLTIPRDELVVITGLSGSGKSSLAFDTMYAEGQRRYVESLSSYARMFLGQMSKPDLDSIDGLSPAVSIDQKTTSKNPRSTVGTTTEIYDYLRLLFARVGVPHCPECGRVIKKQTTDQVTDEILALAPDAKAIIMAPVVTGRKGEFTKLFADLQKEGFSRVRIDGEIVKLDGEPRTLNKKIKHFIDVVVDRVQLKASATSRIAEAVELATKLADGRVLVQVLGDDGQPLGEAGGQSSGAKGGLGEGEHIFSLALACPEHGHSMDELQPRDFSFNAPYGACPDCLGIGSREEVDASLVVPDPSLSLNEGAIAPFKTGNYYPQVLRAVAAHLGTDADTPWEDMPAKAQRGLLEGLGKDKVRVDYVTVDGRETYWYIEWEGALAAVQRRYQEAQSDAQREKLASYFAVVPCQTCGGKRLKPEILAVTVNERSIHDVTEMSAADSLSFFDGLSFHGAEEHIAGPIVKEIKARLKFLVDVGLDYLTLERATATLSGGEAQRIRLATQIGAGLMGVLYILDEPSIGLHQRDNERLIATLERLRDLGNTVIVVEHDEDTIRSADFVVDMGPGAGEHGGEIVAIGTPDEIMKAPGSLTADYLSGRRRIEVPEKRRKPRRGSLKLTGATENNLHNVTLEVPFGTLTVVTGVSGSGKSSLVTDTLAPALANRVNHAHRRTGAYKKITGLDKIDKVINIDQSPIGRTPRSNPATYIGLWDDIRALFASTQESKARGYSPGRFSFNVNGGRCEACKGDGQIKIEMHFLPDIYVPCEVCGGARYNRETLQVTYRGKNIAEVLDMTVEDALAFFENIPGIKRKLQTLFDVGLGYIRLGQPATTLSGGEAQRVKLSSELQRRQTGKTFYILDEPTTGLHFEDVRQLLIVLQRLVDAGNTVLVIEHNLDVIKCADRIIDLGPEGGERGGTVVAQGTPEEVAEVEGSYTGAFVKKMLEDGRL; from the coding sequence ATGGGACAGAACGCCATCGTCATCAAGGGTGCCCGCGAGCACAACCTCAAGGACATCGACCTCACCATCCCGCGCGACGAGCTCGTCGTCATCACGGGTCTGTCGGGCAGCGGCAAGTCGTCGCTGGCGTTCGACACGATGTACGCCGAGGGCCAGCGCCGCTACGTGGAGAGCCTGTCGAGCTACGCGCGCATGTTCCTCGGGCAGATGTCCAAGCCCGACCTCGACAGCATCGACGGCCTGTCGCCGGCGGTGTCCATCGACCAGAAGACCACGAGCAAGAACCCGCGCTCCACGGTGGGCACCACCACCGAGATCTACGACTACCTGCGCCTGCTGTTCGCGCGCGTGGGCGTGCCGCACTGCCCCGAGTGCGGCCGCGTCATCAAGAAGCAGACCACCGACCAGGTGACCGACGAGATCCTCGCGCTCGCGCCCGACGCGAAGGCCATCATCATGGCGCCCGTGGTGACGGGCCGCAAGGGCGAGTTCACGAAGCTGTTCGCCGACCTGCAGAAGGAGGGCTTCTCGCGCGTGCGCATCGACGGCGAGATCGTGAAGCTCGACGGCGAGCCGCGCACGCTCAACAAGAAGATCAAGCACTTCATCGACGTGGTGGTGGACCGCGTGCAGCTGAAAGCGAGCGCGACGAGCCGCATCGCCGAGGCGGTGGAGCTCGCCACGAAGCTGGCCGACGGGCGCGTGCTCGTGCAGGTGCTCGGCGATGACGGCCAGCCGCTCGGCGAGGCCGGCGGCCAGTCGAGCGGCGCGAAGGGCGGCCTGGGCGAGGGCGAGCACATCTTCTCGCTCGCGCTGGCGTGCCCCGAGCACGGCCACTCCATGGACGAGCTGCAGCCGCGCGACTTCTCCTTCAACGCGCCCTACGGCGCCTGCCCCGACTGCCTCGGCATCGGCAGCCGCGAGGAGGTGGACGCCTCGCTCGTGGTGCCCGACCCGTCGCTGTCGCTCAACGAGGGCGCCATCGCGCCGTTCAAGACCGGCAACTACTACCCGCAGGTGCTGCGCGCCGTGGCCGCGCACCTCGGCACCGACGCCGACACCCCGTGGGAGGACATGCCGGCGAAGGCGCAGCGGGGCCTGCTGGAGGGCCTGGGCAAGGACAAGGTGCGCGTCGACTACGTCACGGTGGACGGGCGCGAGACGTACTGGTACATCGAGTGGGAGGGCGCGCTGGCCGCGGTGCAGCGCCGCTACCAGGAGGCGCAGTCGGACGCGCAGCGCGAGAAGCTGGCCAGCTACTTCGCCGTCGTGCCGTGCCAGACCTGCGGCGGCAAGCGCCTGAAGCCCGAGATCCTCGCCGTCACGGTGAACGAGCGCTCCATCCACGACGTCACCGAGATGAGCGCGGCCGACTCGCTGTCATTCTTCGACGGCCTGTCGTTCCACGGCGCGGAGGAGCACATCGCCGGACCCATCGTGAAGGAGATCAAGGCGCGCCTCAAGTTCCTCGTGGACGTGGGCCTCGACTACCTCACGCTCGAGCGCGCCACGGCGACGCTGTCGGGCGGTGAGGCGCAGCGCATCCGCCTGGCCACGCAGATCGGCGCGGGCCTCATGGGCGTGCTCTACATCCTCGACGAGCCCTCCATCGGCCTGCACCAGCGCGACAACGAGCGGCTCATCGCCACGCTCGAGCGCCTGCGCGACCTCGGCAACACCGTCATCGTGGTCGAGCACGACGAGGACACCATCCGCAGCGCCGACTTCGTGGTGGACATGGGCCCGGGCGCGGGCGAGCACGGCGGCGAGATCGTGGCCATCGGCACGCCCGACGAGATCATGAAGGCCCCGGGCTCGCTGACGGCCGACTACCTGTCGGGCCGCCGCCGCATCGAGGTGCCCGAGAAGCGCCGCAAGCCGCGCCGCGGGTCGCTCAAGCTGACGGGCGCCACCGAGAACAACCTGCACAACGTCACGCTCGAGGTGCCCTTCGGCACGCTCACCGTGGTGACGGGCGTGTCCGGCTCGGGCAAGAGCTCGCTGGTCACCGACACGCTGGCCCCGGCGCTGGCGAACCGCGTGAACCATGCGCACCGCCGCACGGGCGCGTACAAGAAGATCACCGGCCTCGACAAGATCGACAAGGTCATCAACATCGACCAGAGCCCCATCGGCCGTACGCCGCGCTCGAACCCGGCCACCTACATCGGGCTGTGGGACGACATCCGCGCGCTGTTCGCCTCCACGCAGGAGTCGAAGGCCCGCGGCTACTCGCCGGGCCGCTTCTCGTTCAACGTGAACGGCGGCCGCTGCGAGGCGTGCAAGGGCGACGGCCAGATCAAGATCGAGATGCACTTCCTGCCCGACATCTACGTGCCGTGCGAGGTGTGCGGCGGCGCGCGCTACAACCGCGAGACGCTGCAGGTGACGTACCGCGGCAAGAACATCGCCGAGGTGCTCGACATGACCGTGGAGGACGCGCTCGCGTTCTTCGAGAACATCCCCGGCATCAAGCGCAAGCTGCAGACGCTGTTCGACGTGGGCCTGGGCTACATCCGCCTCGGGCAGCCGGCCACGACGCTGTCGGGTGGCGAGGCGCAGCGCGTGAAGCTGTCGAGCGAGCTGCAGCGCCGCCAGACGGGCAAGACGTTCTACATCCTCGACGAGCCCACCACGGGCCTGCACTTCGAGGACGTGCGCCAGCTGCTCATCGTGCTGCAGCGCCTCGTTGACGCGGGCAACACGGTGCTGGTCATCGAGCACAACCTCGACGTCATCAAGTGCGCCGACCGCATCATCGACCTCGGCCCCGAGGGCGGCGAGCGCGGCGGCACCGTGGTGGCCCAGGGCACCCCGGAGGAAGTCGCCGAGGTGGAGGGCAGCTACACCGGCGCCTTCGTGAAGAAGATGCTGGAGGACGGCCGGCTGTAG
- a CDS encoding GNAT family N-acetyltransferase, translating to MAAAAGNRHVARGVVCALAGGICWGFSGTCAQLLMNDYGAPATWITCVRMVIAAVFFLFLTAVRNWRDLVAVFRDWRSLVQIAAFAIFGVLLTQLSYLNAISYTSAGVGTTIEQVGLVLIMLYVCVRAKRLPRLREAAGLVLALGGMLIIATQGEIDQLAIPAEGLAWGLVSAVALTFYTLMPVRVLKKWGSMLVTGLAMLFGGSAASVVVQPWTMPVNLPLGGIAALVAIVIVGTLGAYMLYLQGVNDAGPVKASLLCCVEPVSAMILALAWLHTPVSAWDLAGCALIVVMILLVTEREPKAEPAAAGETALAGAYDDDPPLFAGRASVLGYYTSRPAEREDFERAAALLDVGHQTFAELGIDEGRSKKYPSARRLMHSIKNSTTHVIEDAHGHMIALFAVSFSPDKNYERPIDGAWLTDTSAQPQPYAELHWVAVDYPARRRGVGMFILDKADQIARAGGRASIRADVYELNEPMQNLLEKHGYERCGTIVIKDVFGREKRRVGYERLLR from the coding sequence ATGGCAGCGGCGGCGGGGAACCGCCATGTTGCGCGCGGTGTCGTGTGCGCTCTCGCGGGCGGCATCTGCTGGGGCTTCTCGGGCACGTGCGCCCAGCTGCTCATGAACGACTACGGTGCTCCCGCCACGTGGATCACCTGCGTGCGCATGGTGATCGCCGCTGTGTTCTTCCTGTTCCTCACCGCGGTGCGCAACTGGCGCGACCTCGTGGCGGTGTTCCGCGACTGGCGCTCGCTCGTGCAGATCGCGGCCTTCGCCATCTTCGGCGTGCTGCTCACCCAGCTCAGCTACTTGAACGCCATCTCGTACACGAGCGCGGGCGTGGGCACCACCATCGAGCAGGTGGGCCTCGTGCTCATCATGCTGTACGTGTGCGTGCGCGCCAAGCGCCTGCCGCGCCTGCGCGAGGCGGCCGGCCTCGTGCTCGCGCTGGGCGGCATGCTGATCATCGCCACGCAGGGCGAGATCGACCAGCTTGCCATCCCCGCCGAGGGCCTGGCCTGGGGCCTCGTGTCGGCCGTCGCGCTGACCTTCTACACCCTCATGCCGGTGCGCGTGCTGAAGAAGTGGGGCTCCATGCTGGTGACGGGCCTCGCCATGCTGTTCGGCGGCTCGGCCGCCTCGGTGGTGGTGCAGCCGTGGACCATGCCGGTGAACCTGCCGCTCGGCGGCATCGCCGCGCTCGTGGCCATCGTCATCGTGGGCACGCTGGGCGCCTACATGCTGTACCTGCAGGGCGTGAACGACGCCGGTCCCGTCAAGGCGAGCCTCCTGTGCTGCGTCGAGCCCGTCTCGGCCATGATCCTCGCGCTCGCGTGGCTCCACACGCCGGTGAGCGCCTGGGACCTCGCGGGATGCGCGCTCATCGTGGTCATGATCCTCCTCGTCACCGAGCGCGAGCCGAAGGCGGAGCCGGCCGCGGCGGGCGAGACCGCGCTCGCGGGCGCCTACGACGACGATCCGCCGCTGTTCGCCGGCCGCGCGTCGGTGCTGGGCTACTACACGAGCCGCCCCGCCGAGCGCGAGGACTTCGAGCGCGCTGCCGCGCTCTTGGACGTGGGGCACCAAACGTTCGCGGAGCTCGGCATCGACGAGGGCCGCAGCAAGAAGTACCCGTCGGCGCGCCGCCTCATGCACAGCATCAAGAACTCCACGACGCACGTCATCGAGGACGCCCACGGCCACATGATCGCCCTGTTCGCCGTGTCGTTCTCGCCCGACAAGAACTACGAGCGCCCCATCGACGGCGCATGGCTCACCGACACGTCCGCGCAGCCGCAGCCCTACGCCGAGCTGCACTGGGTGGCCGTGGACTACCCGGCGCGCCGCCGCGGCGTGGGCATGTTCATCCTCGACAAGGCCGACCAGATCGCCCGCGCCGGCGGCCGGGCGAGCATCCGCGCCGACGTGTACGAGCTGAACGAGCCCATGCAGAACCTCCTCGAGAAGCACGGCTACGAGCGCTGCGGCACCATCGTGATCAAGGACGTGTTCGGCCGCGAGAAACGCCGCGTGGGCTACGAGCGATTGCTGCGCTGA